A genomic segment from Enoplosus armatus isolate fEnoArm2 chromosome 12, fEnoArm2.hap1, whole genome shotgun sequence encodes:
- the LOC139294706 gene encoding BLOC-2 complex member HPS6, with translation MARLVLEQLSDFGDYTGGKELTEIFKRTNNEQSNVRLSPDGRHIHVILRKPKVGLVTFDKYERPHLAQNQKKLDLRLTRNVPIVDIVYLDHSNNNNSSRASAAVAVVYEDGKAEFWKFQECQAGWHLLQTSDLCNSPRARVVSVCACSSLIIWCEERPPSESSPSLCSTRNKLRYCVCRRDFEVEEGAVSLGGVKIALHNNPKFNVVSSGEYVHLLPDLKVKPLLSISKFFLSWSPRHDFFTVSTTCKNIPLKKLSAKESDFKRLVTDCLGYLSTLEPPEIYDFSPTACGGLLLLLSTGWVCLLQRDGMLRQVYKLVDNCLVSFGTHTSLCMYQDTLALLIGQTLHLIDVNCGRELEKIMLKREGLLYVNRAERWTPHLLLETGLFVVVSKETHSRDGNFKMKPSGFSAVESIHPGALLVEAVFEEACKYYQQRSLSSTQLTVDTLKKGGRFQAPISLASILRNYLSTGPRQKGAELPPNEGDGCTAGQDKLMGSLEAELKALVSLEEVKGSLVRGSVKEVEAVCENLVEKEVVRLLSSSELDKEALLYLNSIFSIFPSQVWRAAQAALQLHYNGEGSLCSRAPPDVWKTVLSPALTPSTPASLPFTNGRPKHNHSLKCDHIANCKAKPASSSSPAALPVFELLCQSVFQFQPSWLPRFLELAQQQQGSTSLGLSLTTSSWSFSGGRGGEGGENNVPLYKRALCVLSSLSSDRDQQQDLEVELLLVCGRPNAILQALRILMAKQQWERVTQVAQKFCKQSPLLNKEIFTTLLCEVAQHRDLDPYLDLLWVLCPEDLTVTTILNLVLKNLPSPNTPPSSSSSSFSFSMSSATSSSPAPFADSQSTQLTIGLLKPLLRKVLQRETKPSQRYADILQSPSYPPPAPPRQPAEQPRAVTDPSTDSALGSNIAPALLAETAEQPSSTHTTVPRARVTLPANPV, from the coding sequence ATGGCGAGGTTGGTGTTGGAGCAACTGTCAGATTTCGGGGACTATACTGGCGGTAAAGAGCTGACTGAGATCTTTAAACGGACCAATAACGAGCAGTCAAACGTTCGCCTGAGCCCAGATGGACGTCACATCCATGTTATCCTCCGCAAGCCGAAGGTCGGTCTTGTGACTTTTGACAAGTATGAAAGACCCCACCTGGCCCAGAACCAGAAGAAGCTGGATCTGAGGTTGACACGGAACGTGCCTATTGTGGATATTGTATATTTGGAccatagtaataataacaacagcagcagagcctcGGCGGCTGTGGCAGTGGTTTATGAGGATGGAAAAGCTGAGTTTTGGAAGTTCCAGGAATGCCAAGCTGGCTGGCATCTCCTGCAAACATCGGACTTGTGCAACAGCCCTCGAGCAAGAgtggtgtctgtctgtgcctgCTCCAGTCTTATCATCTGGTGTGAGGAGAGGCCGCCCTCAGAGAGCTCCCCTTCCCTCTGCTCCACCAGGAATAAGCTGAGATACTGTGTTTGCAGACGTGATTtcgaggtggaggagggggctgTCAGCTTGGGAGGAGTGAAAATCGCCCTCCACAACAACCCTAAATTCAACGTGGTCAGCTCAGGGGAATATGTGCATCTTCTCCCCGACTTGAAAGTGAAGCCGCTGTTGAGTATCTCCAAATTTTTTCTCTCCTGGTCCCCTCGCCATGACTTCTTCACAGTCAGCaccacatgtaaaaacattccCCTGAAAAAGCTTTCAGCTAAAGAGTCTGACTTTAAGAGGTTGGTGACAGACTGTTTAGGATATTTATCAACTCTTGAACCACCTGAGATCTACGACTTCTCTCCTACAGCCTGTggaggcctgctgctgctgctcagcacaGGCTGGGTGTGTCTTCTGCAGAGAGATGGGATGTTGCGGCAGGTATACAAACTGGTGGACAACTGCTTGGTATCATTTGGTACTCACACTAGCCTCTGCATGTACCAGGACACCCTGGCGCTGCTGATAGGGCAAACCTTGCATCTAATAGATGTGAACTGTGGCAGAGAGCTGGAAAAGATCATGCTGAAGAGAGAGGGGTTATTATATGTGAACCGGGCTGAAAGATGGACGCCTCACCTGCTCTTAGAAACTGGACTTTTTGTGGTGGTGAGCAAGGAGACACACTCCAGAGATGGCAACTTTAAGATGAAGCCTTCTGGTTTCAGTGCTGTGGAGAGTATTCATCCTGGAGCCCTCCTGGTGGAGGCTGTCTTTGAGGAGGCCTGTAAATACTACCAGCAGAGGAGCCTGAGCAGCACCCAGCTCACAGTGGACACGCTGAAGAAAGGAGGTAGGTTCCAGGCTCCCATCTCTTTAGCCTCCATCCTCAGGAACTACCTCAGCACAGGGCCGAGGCAGAAAGGAGCAGAGTTACCCCCGAATGAGGGAGATGGATGTACAGCAGGGCAAGATAAGCTAATGGGCTCTCTGGAGGCTGAGCTCAAGGCTCTGGTCTCTCTGGAAGAGGTGAAGGGCAGTTTAGTGAGGGGAAGTGTTAAagaggtggaggcagtgtgtgaGAATCTAGTTGAGAAAGAAGTAGTCAGGCTGCTGTCGTCCTCAGAGCTGGATAAAGAGGCTCTGCTTTACCTCAACTCCATCTTCAGCATCTTCCCCAGCCAGGTGTGGAGGGCAGCACAGGCCGCCCTTCAGCTACACTACAACGGGGAGGGCTCTCTGTGCAGCAGGGCTCCCCCAGACGTGTGGAAAACTGTCCTCAGTCCTGCTCTGACACCTAGCACCCCAGCCTCCCTCCCATTCACAAATGGCAGGCCAAAACACAATCATAGCCTTAAATGTGATCACATTGCTAACTGTAAAGCCAAACCTGCGAGCTCCTCTTCCCCAGCTGCCCTGCCTGTGTTTGAGCTCCTCTGCCAATCAGTGTTCCAGTTCCAGCCCAGCTGGCTGCCCAGGTTCCTCGAGCtcgcccagcagcagcagggctcaACCAGCCTGGGCCTGAGCCTGACCACTTCCTCCTGGAGCTTCTCTGGTGGACGGGGAGGGGAGGGCGGGGAGAACAATGTGCCGCTCTACAAACGGGCCCTGTGCGTGCTGTCCAGCCTGAGCTCTGACAGAGACCAGCAACAGGACTTGGAGGTGGAACTGCTGCTGGTTTGTGGGCGGCCCAACGCCATCCTCCAGGCACTGAGGATCCTCATGGCCAAGCAGCAGTGGGAGCGGGTCACCCAGGTGGCCCAGAAGTTCTGCAAGCAGAGCCCACTGCTCAACAAGGAGATTTTCACTACTCTGCTATGCGAGGTGGCCCAGCACAGAGACCTGGACCCTTACCTGGACCTGCTGTGGGTGCTGTGCCCAGAGGACCTCACTGTCACCACTATTCTCAACTTGGTGCTGAAAAACCTCCCTTCCCctaacacccccccctcctcttcctcctcctccttttccttctccatgTCCAGTGCAACCTCCTCATCCCCTGCTCCCTTTGCAGACTCGCAGAGCACCCAGTTGACCATCGGGCTGTTGAAACCTCTGCTGAGAAAAGTCCTTCAGAGGGAGACCAAGCCTAGCCAGCGCTACGCTGACATCCTCCAGTCGCCATCATACCCCCCACCTGCACCTCCTCGCCAGCCTGCAGAGCAGCCCAGGGCTGTCACAGATCCCAGCACAGACTCAGCTCTGGGCAGCAACATCGCCCCGGCTCTTCTCGCAGAAACAGCTGAACAGCCGtcgtccacacacacaactgtccCAAGAGCCAGGGTGACACTACCTGCTAACCCAGTCTGA